A window from Polyangium spumosum encodes these proteins:
- a CDS encoding RNA polymerase sigma factor — MKESTIRTKKSTGLSLPSPPLWTCRSVTSLAHVYTGSPSSSPPRLAALAALRPVIFAWTGRWVSSLADRDDITQDVLCRAATSRTGADIPDDELRPWLFVITMRMACKYRRDKQRCASAGEVSPDEIVSPNVSPEVEVERAEFLRFLRDELAKLTPRQRAVFIGYEIEEKTFETIARSLGISTASAKNAAFQARMRLYVALCERERDRRGILPLLLFFLSGRWWRGSPGGESPEGASAPPGRRRSRRWADMLGPLWPPLVGVLVGGAAVAAWLLPSEDAPRVRHLHLAPYVLVIFDHVQERVASIEPPPPVVAPSAAPASSPRATGVPKIPPTTRRKLDVVLRQNTHDPKDD, encoded by the coding sequence TTGAAAGAATCAACCATCCGCACAAAAAAATCGACAGGTCTGTCGTTACCTTCGCCCCCCTTGTGGACTTGTAGAAGCGTGACCAGTCTCGCGCACGTCTACACCGGTTCCCCGTCCAGCTCCCCTCCACGCCTCGCCGCGCTCGCCGCGCTCCGTCCTGTCATCTTCGCATGGACGGGCCGCTGGGTGAGTTCCCTCGCCGATCGCGACGATATCACGCAGGACGTCCTATGTAGGGCCGCGACATCCCGCACGGGCGCGGACATCCCGGACGACGAGCTGCGCCCGTGGTTGTTCGTCATCACGATGCGGATGGCCTGCAAGTACCGGCGTGACAAGCAGCGCTGCGCGTCGGCCGGGGAGGTCTCCCCCGATGAGATCGTGTCCCCTAACGTCTCGCCCGAGGTCGAGGTCGAGCGCGCGGAGTTCCTTCGGTTCCTCCGGGACGAGCTCGCCAAATTGACGCCGCGGCAACGCGCCGTTTTCATCGGGTACGAGATCGAAGAAAAGACATTCGAGACCATCGCTCGATCGCTTGGCATTTCGACGGCATCCGCGAAAAATGCCGCCTTCCAGGCGCGGATGCGGCTCTACGTGGCGCTGTGCGAGCGCGAACGCGACAGGCGCGGCATCCTTCCGCTCCTGCTTTTCTTCCTGTCTGGCCGTTGGTGGCGCGGCTCGCCGGGCGGGGAATCGCCCGAGGGGGCGTCCGCGCCGCCTGGACGTCGCCGGTCTCGACGGTGGGCGGACATGCTCGGGCCCCTATGGCCACCCTTGGTGGGCGTGCTCGTCGGGGGAGCGGCCGTTGCGGCGTGGCTCCTCCCGTCAGAAGATGCGCCGCGCGTTCGTCACCTTCACCTCGCGCCCTACGTGCTGGTCATCTTCGACCACGTACAAGAGCGCGTCGCCTCCATCGAACCACCTCCGCCGGTTGTCGCTCCGTCCGCAGCGCCCGCTTCATCCCCCCGCGCGACTGGCGTCCCGAAGATTCCTCCCACGACCAGACGCAAGCTCGATGTCGTCCTCCGGCAAAACACCCACGACCCAAAGGACGATTGA